The Triticum urartu cultivar G1812 chromosome 5, Tu2.1, whole genome shotgun sequence genome contains the following window.
CCTGTCCTGACATATGAAGACCTCCCTTGGTTTTGTATGTGTTCTTTTATTCAATCATCACAACAAACAAAAAAACTGAGTGAAATATTATTTGAAATGCCTATTTAAGAATAACATGTGAATGCAAGTAAACACTGAGGTGACATTAATATTATGCAGACAAAACCATTCATGAGATGTGAAGTCTGAATATCAGGCATTTGTGGCCTCGCTGCTGTTTTTCCATCAAAAACTAGCTAGGCAATCCCATAATACTTTACAAAATAATCTTGGGGTGTCCTGTTGCTAGAACTTCTTACTTTTTGTCGGTACTTTGTTTGCTTAATTTTGCATCGAAATGTATGGTTTTATCAATTGTCTCCAGCTTCTGTTATTGGAAAAATTGTTCCATGTCCTTTTTGTGTTGTTTTGGGCTTGAAATTAGTTTGACTTTCTGGGTTTCCTCGGTAAAGCTTGAAAAGAAAATTCTGTTGATAGTAGGCTGACATATTAACTTCCATTATCTGAACTAGAAAAGAGAACCAAATGGTAATCTGATGATGTGTCACGCCTAATTGACATCATAGTAACAATGATTTTGTAACATTTACTATTTAGTTTATGCGATAGCTTAAAGTTGTAACCATTTGGATCTACTGTATCGAGCAGATAATGGAAAAGAGCAACTTCAAGTTGTTATCTGATGAAGAGTATGATGTTGCACAATCTGGAAAATATCTTTTGAACCTCCCCATCAAAGTTGATGAATCTAAGGTTCAAAAAATTATAAGCTTTTCAAGTTAGCATTAGAAAAGTACATGTCCACTGCACTGAAAATTTTCTCTTCAAACGTAGCTGGACAAGAAGTTGTTGACAACATACTTTAAAGAACACCCACATGATAATCTGCCTACATTTGCTGACAAGGTAATCTTCATGTCTTTGTAACTGACCACTTTCCCTTGATGCCATGTATTATGGTTTTAATTTAAGGAAGTTATGATTACTAGTGTGTGATAAGGGTGTGTTCTCATTTCACGATTTATATTCTTTCCTTACTTTTGCATATCTAATGAGGGTAATAAGTTACTCCTTTTTGCTAATGTTGGGGTTCATATTGTAATAGGAATATTCTAAGGATTTGCTACTCCATATCTGACTGACATGTGGGTAGAGGTGCTACATGCCAGTGACGCATGGAGTGGAAAATCCTTGGATACCAATCTTTTGGGGTGCCAAACTCTTAATTTTTCTTCTCATTATTGAATTGTATGCACCAATCAGTTCACCCAAAAGATCGAGCTATTAGGGAAACGTGGGCCATATATTCAACACCCCCACTTAGGTCACCATACCTTAGACGTGAGATCGATGTAAGGCCCCAACTATTTTCTATTCATACACCATTGGCTGGGACATGAACTTGAGACATGTTGGCTGGCTCTGGTACCATATTGATTTGCACACCAATCAGTTCACCCAAAAGTTTGGTTAGGTTGGAAAAGATGGGCTATATATTTGAACAATTATATTCCGTATTGGCTTCTTTGTAGTACATTATCTTCCGTCGTGGTGTTGGGTTCGACCGTACAACTGATTACTTTGTCATGGAGAAAGTGGATGTACTCATATCCCGAGTTTGGAGTTCATTGCAAAGGGTTACCAGGTATCGAGTTTATTTGAACATCTTTGAACTCTTTAATGAAGGGGAGCCTTGGCGCAGTGGTAAAGCTGCTGCCTTATGACCATGAGGTCACGGGTGCAAGTCCTGTAAACAGCCTCTTGCAGAAATGTAGGGAAAGGCTGCGTACAATAGACCCAAAGTGGTTGCCCTTCCCCGGAccctgcgcaagcgggagctacaTGCACCGGGCTGCCCTTTTTTTTTTGAAATCTTTAACCCAGGCTAATCCTGATTGCAAAGTTGTTGTAATTCCTTCTTAGGATTGATAGGTTGTTCTCTAAGAAACCACAGTCGAAGTCAAGAAACGACATCAAAAAGACCGATGAAATTATTGAAGACACAGAAGAACAAGAGCTATTTGTCGAACGCATTCGGCTAGAAAAAATTGAGCTAAGGTTGCTCATAGTTTTATCATTAAAGTTTTATAAGACTACAATCAAATGTAATCTTAAGAACCGGTATGTTCTTCTTGACAGCATAAAAAACCTGATGAGTAAGATGACAATTCAAGAACCTACATTTGATAGGATGATTGTAGTGTACAGGTAGCTTTTCAACCAACCTGCATATTCATGAAAGATTCTTATGCTTCCAGTGGTGATTTAGTGATATATTATATGTACAGGCAGGCTGGCATGAAGGCTAAGCCTAGTCGTGGAATATTTGTGAAGCATTTCAAAAATATTCCAATGGCTGATATGGAAATTGTTCTGGTAAGATCCATATGTATTCAACATCTGTTTAATTGCTTCACTGTCTTGGTGGTTGTTATTGAGGACCTGAAATTGGACCATATTTTGTAGCCAGAGAAGAAGAATCCCACTTTAACACCAATGGATTGGGTCAAGTTTCTTATTTCTGCTGTTATAGGTTTGGTATGTTCCTACTATCTGGTTCTCTCTGGATGCATTTATTTCAATAC
Protein-coding sequences here:
- the LOC125508224 gene encoding uncharacterized protein LOC125508224 isoform X2, with translation MQQLYSLFDPVNGEKRLEQQNLTPEEIDTLEFNFMTYLFQIMEKSNFKLLSDEEYDVAQSGKYLLNLPIKVDESKLDKKLLTTYFKEHPHDNLPTFADKYIIFRRGVGFDRTTDYFVMEKVDVLISRVWSSLQRVTRIDRLFSKKPQSKSRNDIKKTDEIIEDTEEQELFVERIRLEKIELSIKNLMSKMTIQEPTFDRMIVVYRQAGMKAKPSRGIFVKHFKNIPMADMEIVLPEKKNPTLTPMDWVKFLISAVIGLVTLVGSLEMPKADVWVVIAIMSGVIGYCAKIYFTFQQNMTLYQNLITKSMYDKQLDSGKGTLLHLCDDVIQQEVKEVIISYYILMEQGKATIQDLDLHCEELIKEEFGAECNFDVHDAVKKLEKLGIVHRDSIGRILCAPLKRANEIIGTTTEEMVMRAQQNPAS